One genomic window of Cannabis sativa cultivar Pink pepper isolate KNU-18-1 chromosome 2, ASM2916894v1, whole genome shotgun sequence includes the following:
- the LOC133033891 gene encoding protein neprosin-like, with protein MAMREFFMVAIVLCTLLCYCESGKLSEDEIMEIENQLERLNKSSIKTIKTEFGDIYDCVNFYDQPAFDHPLLKNHKYDFQMRPSSRPNSMVREGNPPKNVEQVLINGGLNSEKCPIGYVPIRRTTKEDLIRAKLFTKSYNSRINSPPTFHQSLVYTSDPTKKYNGGGTSASFYTLYNVGGSQYTFGRMKLQNGLDIIKVGWGVNPSVYGDNRTRIFIYFQAGELSCFNTVCPGFVLVNPKPMIEMILRETHPGTLPTWELEISVYRDPITGNWWVDFGKNYDQIGYWPSSIFSGGLKDLATYIDWGGETYSPLGQIGPPMGSGLLLKQDTRYDAYCRLLTTINEAHIQEDAKNTKISSIDIDFYLVKDWGFHRGWGHIMTYGGPGPR; from the exons ATGGCTATGAGAGAATTTTTTATGGTTGCTATTGTATTGTGTACACTTTTATGTTATTGTGAATCTGGAAAACTATCAGAAGATGAAATTATGGAAATAGAGAATCAACTTGAGCGATTGAATAAGTCATCAATCAAGActataaaa ACAGAATTTGGAGATATTTATGATTGTGTTAATTTTTACGACCAACCAGCATTTGATCATCCTTTACTAAAGAATCACAAATATGATTTTCAG ATGAGACCTTCTTCTCGTCCCAACTCAATGGTTAGAGAAGGCAATCCTCCAAAGAATGTGGAACAGGTATTGATAAATGGTGGATTAAATAGTGAAAAATGTCCAATTGGGTATGTTCCAATAAGAAGAACTACTAAAGAAGATCTTATCAGAgccaaattatttacaaaatctTATAACTCGAGAATAAATTCCCCTCCTACTTTTCAT cAATCGCTTGTTTACACATCTGATCCAACCAAAAAATACAATGGAGGTGGAACAAGTGCAAGTTTTTACACCCTATATAATGTTGGTGGCTCACAATATACTTTTGGACGAATGAAACTACAAAATGGACTTGATATCATTAAAGTTGGTTGGGGA GTGAATCCTAGTGTATATGGGGATAATCGAACTCGGATCTTCATATATTTTCAG GCTGGTGAATTATCTTGTTTCAATACAGTATGTCCAGGATTTGTTTTGGTTAATCCTAAACCTATGATCGAAATGATTCTGAGAGAAACTCATCCTGGTACTTTACCTACATGGGAACTGGAAATCAGTGTTTATCGG GATCCAATTACTGGAAATTGGTGGGTTGACTTTGGAAAGAATTATGATCAAATCGGCTATTGGCCATCAAGCATATTTAGTGGTGGACTAAAAGACTTGGCTACATATATTGATTGGGGAGGAGAAACTTACAGTCCACTTGGTCAAATTGGTCCTCCAATGGGATCTGGTTTACTTCTAAAACAAGATACTCGTTATGATGCATATTGTAGACTATTAACAACTATAAATGAGGCACACATACAGGAAGATGCTAAAAACACAAAAATTTCttccattgatattgacttttaTTTAGTTAAAGATTGGGGATTTCATCGTGGCTGGGGACATATCATGACATATGGTGGCCCTGGCCCtagatga